The sequence below is a genomic window from Rhizobium sp. NXC14.
GTTGATCTGGGCTCGCAGCACACGCTTGACGATCTTCTTCGGCGGGTTGCCGGCCACGAAGGCACGGAACGGCGTTGCGCCATAAGTCAGAACGGCGGCAAGCTTCCTGATATGGCGCAGCCGCGATTCCACCTTGCCGTCGACCAGTTCGAACGAGACGCCGGGAAGCCAGACGCGATCAAAATAGCCCTTCAATATTGCCGGGAAGCCAAAATTCCAGATCGGCGTGACCAGCACCAGCCCTTCGGCCCGCTTCAGCCGCTCAACATAGGATTTCACCAGCGCGATATTGTCGGGGTAGTCGTGATAGGCGAGCCGGTCATGCCGGGAGAGAACGGGATCGAAATTCTCGGCGTAGAGATCGCATCCGTCCACGTCATGGCCGGCTTTGCGCAGGCTTTCCAGCGTCTGCTTATAGAGCGCTTTGCCGTAGCTTTCCTCCACCGGATGCGAATGCAGCACGAGCACCCTCATGAGGCCTCCATAAGGCCCGCAAGGCCGGGGAAGAGATAGTTCTTGCCGGCATTGAAATCGAAGTCCGGGTTCTCCCAGGCGATCATCTTGCCGGGATTCAGAAGCCCTTTCGGATCGGTTTCGTGCTTGAAGGCAAGCTGTACCTTGTCGGTGCGCTTCATGCCGCCTTCCTCGAGCGTGTAGCGGTGCGGGTTGAAGATCGGGCAGCCGTGATCCTGGTGGATCCGGATGATTTCTTCAAGGCGCTCTTCCGTGGTATAGCGCACCAGCGGAAGGCCGGAGCACTGGATCTGCCCGTCGAATTTGATGAATTCGAGATGGCCGGGAACCTCGTCGCCGAAGATCTCCACCATCTTGGCAACCTTGGCCACGTGATCCGGCCCGGGGTACTGAACCTGCAGATAGGTGAACCCAGGATCGACCTTCAGCGCCCGCAGCGTCGTGTGGTTCCAGGCAAGTTCATAGGCATGCGGGATGCCCTTCATGCTCTCGACCTTGTCGGAGCGGAAGATCACTTCGCCCTTATGGGCCGAGGTGAAGGCCAGGAAGGCGTCCATCGCATGCGGCGCGATCATCAGCACCACCACCGACTGCCCCTTGCGGATATAGGGCTTGTGGCGGGTGAAATAGTCGTACGGGATCGGCGCGGCGATCGGGGCGATCTCCTTGACGAGGATGCCGTTGCATTTGGCAAGCGCATCGGAGAAGCGCACGGCAGCCATGAAGTCGTCATAGCCGACGAGAACGTCCACCCAATCATAGGCAGGCGCCAGCGGCATTTCGATCTCGGTGATGACGCCGTTGGTGCCATAAGCGTGACTGACCTTCTGCAGGTCCCAGCCGGTGAGATCGAGCACGCGCGGCTCGGCCTCCATGGTGACGACGCGCAGGCGCAGAATATTGCCGAGATCGCGCAAGCCGCCCCAGGTGATCGAGCCGACGCCGCCGGAGCCGCCGGCGATGAAGCCGCCGACCGTCGCCATCTGCGCCGTCGAGGGATGGAACCGCAGTTCCTGGCCGGAATGAGCTTTGGTCTGCTTGTCGAGCTGGGCGATGATGATGCCCGGCTCGCAGATCACCCGGCCGGGATGAATTTCCTTGATCTTGTCCATGGCGGCAAGGTTCAGCACGATCCCGCCGGAAAGCGGCATCGCCTGGCCGTAATTGCCGGTGCCGCCGCCGCGCGGCGTGACCGGCACGCCATGCGCGAAGGCGACCTTCAGCGTCCGGATGACCTCTTCTTCGTTTTTCGGCGTGACGACGAGATCGGCCGTCACATTGTCAAGCTGCGCCTTCAGGATCGGCGAATACCAGTAGAAGTCACGGCTCTTCTGGCGCACCAGCGCCGGATTGTCTTCTATGGCGATGCCTTCGAGTTCCTTTTTGATCGTCTGATAATCCGGCATGTCAGGCTCCAACGACGCTGTCGAGTTCACGATAGTCCGGCAGGCTGCGGTCGATCACCTTGCCGCGTCGAAGGACGACGCGGTCGGACTGCGGACGGGAAAGAAATTCGCTCCAGCGCCTGGCGCTGAAGAGCACGAGATCAGCTGCAGTGCCGACGGCGATGCGCCCCATATCCGGTCGGCCGAGAATATCGGCGGGCGAGGTGGTGACAACCCGTGCGGCCTTATCCAGCGGATGGTCGAGATGCAGGATGCGGACCGCCTCGCGGAACACTTCCACCGGGTCGAGATCGCCATAGGCATAAAACGGGTCGCGGGTATTGTCGGAGGCGACCGCCGTTGCGACGCCGGCTGCCGCCAGTTCGTGGAAAAGTGTGACGCCGCGCCAGCGCGGAGTGCGGCCGGAATAGCGGTCCTGCAGATACGTGTTGCACATCGGCAGCGAGACGATGGCGAGACGGGCCTCTGCGACGAGATCGACCGTGCGTTTTGCCGTCTCCTCGTCCTGGCGGGCGAGCGAGCAGCAATGGCCGGCCGTCACCTTGCCGCCGAAGCGGTTGCGCAGCACGGCTTGCGCGATCGCCTTCAGGGTTTCCGCAGCCGGATCGTCGGTCTCGTCGACATGAAGGTCGACATCGAGGCCATTATCAGCCGCAACCCTGAACAACATGTCGAGCTGGCTGTCGAGATCGCCGCTCATCCGGGTGACGCCGCCGATCAGCCCGCCCTTTTCGCGGACCACAGTGACGAGATCGGCGAAATAGGCGGCGTCCGCCATGTTTTCCATCGGAAACAGCGCCACCGCCTGTAAGGCGATCCTGTCCTTCCAGACATCGCGCATTTCGGCAAAGACCTCGAATGAAATGCGGTGCTGCGGCGCAAGCGAATCGAGATGGGTTCGAATGAGGCTGGTGCCGTGTGCGTAGGCGCAGCGCAGCGAGAACTCCATGCGCTTCTTGACGTCGGCGGCCGACCAGTTTGCCTCGCGGTCTGCGCGCACGGCCTCCAATGCCCCCGGGAACGTGCCGTCCGGATTGGCGTTGCGCGGCCAGATGTGGCCCTTGTCGAGATGCGTATGCATGTCGGCGAAGCAGGGCCAGACCATGCCTTCCTTGAGGTCGGATTTCGCAATTTCGGCGGGCGCTCCGCCGGGCGGCAACAGGGCGGAAATCACACCGTCGGCGATGACGATATCGGCCCGCACGAGCCCCTCGACGGCAGGTGCGTCATAACCGGTGACGGCAGCTGCAGGCAGAGTCGCATTGCTCAGCACGAAGCGGCCGGCATTGGGCGGTGAGATGAAGGAATAGGTCATCAGTTTTCCCGTTTCAGGCTGCTCTCGTGCCAGCGGTGCAGGGCAAGCCACGAAATGAAGGAGGTGACGGCGAAGATCGCCACGCCGAGCAGCGAGAGCATCAGCAGCGCCGCAAAGAGGCGCGGAATATTGAGCCGGTATTGCGCTTCGAGGAGCCGGAAGGCGAGGCCAGAGCCGGCGCCCGCCGAGCCCGCGGCAAACTCGGCGACGACGGCTGCAATCAACGCCAGGCCGCCGCCGATCCTGAGACCGGTCATGAAATAGGGTTGGGCGGCCGGCAGCTTGAGAAAGAGCAGCGTCTGCCAGCGTGAGGCGCCGTAGAGCTCGAACAGGTTGATGAGATTATGGTCGACGCTTTTCAGCCCCTGCACCATATTCGAAAGGATCGGGAAAAAGGCAACGAGAAAGGCGCAGATGAGAAGCGCCACCTGCGTCGACGGCGCATAGATCAGGATCAGCGGCGAGATCGCCACGATCGGGGTGACTTGAAGAATGACCGCGAGCGGATAGAAGGCGAGTTCTATCCAGCGCGATTGCACGAGGAAGATCGCAAAGCCGACGCCGCCGACGAGCGCCAGCATCAGCGATACCAGCGTGATCTTGGTGGTGACCCAGAGGGCAGGGGCAAGCGTGCCCCAATCGGTCACGAAGGCATTTGCGACCGCGGCCGGGCCCGGCAGGATATAGGGCGGCACGCCGGACAGTCTGACATAGGCAGACCAGATCAGGATCAGCGCCGCGATCACCAGCAGGGGGATCAAGATGCGCAACGCCAGATCGCGGCTCCGGGCGTTTGCAGTGGTTTTGACAAGCAGCGGCGCTGCGGCCGGTTCGTCACTCATCGATGGTCCTCCACCGCGTTGATCGCCCCGATCAGCGAATGCGAGACCGTCTCGCAAGCTCTGCGGTATTCTTCCGAAGTGCGGTAATGGGCATCGCGTTCCAGGCTCGTCGTCAGCGGCAGGTCGGCATGAACGCGCCCGGGCCTTGCCTTCATCACGACGATGCGGTTCGAGAGATAGGCGGATTCGAAGACCGAATGGGTGACGAAGATGACGGTGATGCCGGTCACCTTCCAGAGGCGCAGCACGTCGTCGTTCAGCCTCTGGCGGGTGATCTCATCAAGTGCTGCGAAGGGCTCATCCATCAACAGGAGCTTCGGCCTGGTCACGAGCGCCCGAGCGATCGACACACGCATCTTCATGCCGCCGGAGAGTTCGCGCGGATAGGCGCTGGCGAAATCCTGAAGCCCGACGGTGCTCAACGTCTCCAGGATCCGATCGTGCGCCGCAGCCTTCGAAACATGTTTCAGCTTCAGCGGCAGATGGACGTTATCGAAGACGGTCTTCCAGGGCATCAGCGTCGGCTCCTGAAAGACGAAGCTGATATCGCCCTCAGGGAGACCCTTGGAGTTGATGCGCGAACTCGGCCAGTCGATCGCGCCCGAGGTCACATTGCCGAGGCCGGCAATGATGCGCAGCGCGGTGGATTTGCCGCAGCCGGACGGACCGAGCAGACTGATGAACTCACCGCTTTCCACGGTCAGCGACATGTTCGAAAGGGCTACGGTTCCGCTGGAGAAGACTTTCGAAACCGATTGCATGACGACCAGCGGCCGCTTGCGCATCTCTTTCGGTGATAGGGCCTGAGCTTCTGCTGGGGGCATTGCCTGTCTCGTTCATGCAGGGGAATGATCCGCCGTGTCGGCGGCGGATCGCAAGCGGCGTCTGCGGCTTACTTCTTCATCGCCATTCCCGTGCCTTTGCAGACGAATTTCGTCGTGAAGGCCTTGGTGTAATCCGTCTCCGGCTTGAACACCTTGATCGCTACCATTTCGTCGAAGAAGGCCTTGTAATGCGCCTCGGTCAGGCAGCCGATGCCCTTGTCGAGGCTGTCGCCGGATTCAATGATGCCGTATTCCTTCATCTTGGCGATGGAGTAGGCGATCTGACCATCCGTCATTTCGGGATTGTCCTTCTTGATCAGCTCATTGGCCTTTGCATTGTCGCCATAGAGATAGTGGTACCAGCCTTCGATCGAGGCATCGACGAAGCGCTGGACGAGATCCGGCTTACTGTCGATCATCGCTTGCGTGGTGGTGATCATCGTCGAATAGGGAGAGTAGCCGTTGTCTGCGAGCAGGAAGACTTTCGGTTCGAATCCGGCCTGCTTCTGGATCTCGTAGGGTTCCGAGGTAAGGTAGCCCTGCTGCGCCGAATCCTTGTCGGCAAGGAAGGGCGCCGGGCTGAAATTGTAGGGCTTGTACTGCTCGTCCCTGAAGCCTTTGAAGTTCGCCTTCATCCACTCGAAATAGGTGAGATAGCCGTCCTTGCCGAGGAACAGAGTCTTGAGCTTCGCGAGATCTTCAAACTTCTCGATGCCGGCATCGGGATGTGCAATCAGCACCTGCGGATCCTTCTGGAAGATTGCCGCGACATCGACGAGCGGAATACCCTGCTCGACGGCCGAGATCTCGCCCTGCGGCCCACCCATGTAGAAATCGATCTTGCCGGAGATCAGAAGCGCGCTGTTGGCGGCGTTCGGACCGCCCTGCACGATGGTGACGTCGAGGCCGTATTTGGCATAGGTGCCATCGGCCACGGCCTGGTAGAAGCCGCCATGCTCGGCCTGCGCCAGCCAGTTGGTGCCGTAGCTTACCTTGTCGGCGCCATGGGCCGAGACGGCGGCGGCGAACATGCCGCCAAGGCCGATGAGTGCGGAAACCGTATTCTTCAGTACATTGGGCATGATCAGCGTTCCCCTTCGGAGTTCTCGGCGTCTGCGATGACGTCGGATTTTCTTCATAGGAGCGGTTGCTTTGCTCTTTGAAAAGCATCAAATTTCGTGCGCAACGATGCCTTTTCGGCATCTCACCCAAAGCCTGTGCCTATTTTGCGCTGCGTGCTTAATTTTTGTGCAACGAGGTCCTGATGCTGCACTCCAGAAAGCTTCTCTATATCAACGAGATCGCGCGATCGGGCTCGATCCGCAAGGCAGCGGCACGGCTGAATGTGGCGTCTTCGGCGATCAACCGGCAAATTCTCGCACTTGAGGAGGAAATGGGCGCGCCGCTGTTCGAGCGCCTGCCGCGCGGGCTGCGCCTGACCGCCGCCGGCGAGCTCTGCATCGAACATATCCGCGAGGTGCTGAAGAATTACGAGCGGCTGGAGGGGCGCATTCGCAGCCTGAAGATGCAGCAGGCGGGCAAGGTGCGGCTGGTGACGACGGTCGGCCTTGCGGCCGGGCCGCTGCCTGAGATCATCGCGCGGTTCCAGTCGGAACATCCGCGCGTCTTCATGCAATTGCGCAACGACGCCGGCACGATGACGGTCAACCCGGTGCTTTCAGGCGAGGTCGATATCGGTCTCGGCTTCAATATCCCGGCAACGCCCGGCATCCGCACTCTCGGCAATTTCGACATACCGATCGGCGTGGTCCTGCCGCCCGGCCATCATCTGATCGGCCCCGGTCCGATCAACCTTGCCGATATCGTCCAGGAGCGCCTGGTGCTGGCGCAGCAGGGGACCAGCCTGCGCGACGTGATCAATCTGGCCCTGGCGCGCCTCGACGTGCATGTCGAACCGGTGCTCGAAACCAATGCCTCGGAGATGCTGAAGAAACTGGTCAAATCGGGGGCGGGGCTGACGATCCTGAACCCGCTCGACGTCATCACCGAATGCCGGCAGGGCGAACTGGTCTTCCGGCCGATCGCTGAGCCGCATGCGCGCCATCAGCCGATGAAGCTTTTTGCCCGCGCCCGCGCGCCGCTCGATTCCGCCACCAGCCTGTTTGTTGAGTACCTCTTGGCCGAACTGGCCGGCCTGGTGCAGGAGCTGCAGGCCAAGGGTCACATCGCGGCCTATGCTTCCGCGGCGATGTGAGCCACCGCCTTACTTCGAGTAGAGATTGGAAAGCTGGTAACGCTTCAGGTCATAGAGGAGCTCTATGAAGCCGCTGACCTGATGGCGGCAGATGGCTTCGCCCTTTTCTGACGTCCCGAGCGAGGCGTCGCCGACGACGCCGTTGGGATTGAGATCGTGCGCGATCCAGGCGAGCGAATGCGGCGGCAGCGGCTGAAGGTATTTCGATTGCCCGCGCATCCATTCCGCCTTGGAGCTGAAATTCTGCGCCTTCTCCATCCGCACCAGATCAGGCCGGAAATGCAGCATCAGCGAAGTTTCCACCTCGCCGCCATGGATGCCGTATTTCAGCTCATGCTCGCCGATCATGCCGTCCGGATGGCCGAAGCGGCCCCATTGCGTGGAGACGACGGCCATGGCGTAGCGCACGCGCAGCTCGCGCGCCACGATGCTCATGATATCGACATTGCCGCCATGCGAATTGACGATCACCATTTTGCGGATGCCTGCTTCGGCAACCTTTGCGCCGATCGCGGTCCAGACCGGAATGAGCAGTTCGGCGCCAAGCGACAAGGTTCCCGGCCCGTAAATATGTTCATTGGCCTTGCCGATTTCCTGCGTCGGCAGCACCAGGCAATCGAGATCGGCGGGCTTCTGCTTCCGCAACTCGGCAAGCATGCCGGTTGCGATCGCGACGTCGGTAGCAACAGGTAGATGCGGCCCGTGCTGCTCGGTCGAGGCGATCGGCAGGATGGCGATCGTGGTGTCCGCAGACAATCCCGCGAAGTCGTCGCTGACCAGTTCGTTCCAGTAAAATGGCACTGTCATTGCCGTTCGCCTCTCATTAGCGCTCGAGACAGTGAGTAGGGAATAACGCTACCTGCGAAAAGCATCAATTTGCGGCCGCACCGATGCCTTTTTGCGGATGATGGAGCAGCTGCCCCATCGACGGCGCCTCTTGGCCGCAATGTCTCGGCGAATGTCATGCCGAAACCATTGCGCAAGCGCCTCTGCAATGGTTCTCTGGCGCCTCTATCAAAACGCTCTCCGGTGATTCCCGATGTTCGATATTTTATGGCGCGGTCTGGCGATCGGCGCCGGCGCAACCATCCTCATGGACCTCTGGGCAATTGTGCTTGCCAAGTTCTTCGGTCAGCCGCCCGCCAATTGGGCGCCGGTCGGCCGCTGGTTCTGGCATCTCGGCCGCGGCAAGGTCTTTCATGACAGCATTGCCGATGCTGCGCCTTACGCGAATGAACTCGCTCTCGGCTGGATCAGCCATTACGTCGTCGGCATCCTCTATGGGGTGATCTTTGCGCTCATCATCGGTGAGGGATGGTTCGCCGCACCGACATTTCTTCCCGCCTGGATCTTCGGCATCGTCACCGTCGGGGCAGGGTGGTTCCTGCTGCAGCCGGGCCTCGGCCTAGGCTGGGCTGCTTCGAAACATCCAAAGCCGATGAAGGTGCGGTGTTTCAATCTGCTGGCGCATACGGTTTTTGCATTAGGACTTTATGGTACGGCGTTGATTTTGCGCTGAGATCGCCGCTTGCCCCTCACCCTAGCCCTCTCCCCGTAAACGGGGCGAGGGGACCTGCCTCGCGAGAGGTCGGAGAGGTTGCGGCATGGTCCCTTCGCCCCGCAAGCGGGGAGCAACCATGTTTAATTCTTGCGGTGTTGTGGCGTCCATTCGGTCTTGCGAAAGAGGATTGTGTTGGCGAGAACGATGAGTTTTCGGGCGACGGCTATAACGGCGCACAGGTGCTCCTTTCCGCTCTGACGCAAGCGCGTGTAGAAAGCGGCGAGATCCGGATTGTGCCGGGTTGCCGTGAATGCGCACATGAACAGGCTCTTTCGCAGGCGTTCGCGACCACCCTGGATGCGGCGTCTGCCGTGATATTTTCCGCTATCGTCGTCATAGGGTGCGACGCCGGCAAGGGCGGCGATCTCGGCGCGGCTGGCATGGCCGAGTTCGGGCAGCCGAATGATCAGGCACAGGGCGCTGCGCAGCCCGATCCCCTTGATGGAGATCAGCAGATCGAGCCGTTGCGCCAGGTCGCAATCGTCGCGAACCGTCTTTTCGAGCCGCAGCAGATGGGCCTTGCGGCAGGTTTCGAGGCGGGCGACCTCGCGCAGGTGGCGGCGTTTGATCGCCTCCGACAAGGCGGTCTCGGCAAAGGTCTTGACCAGCGCGATCTGCTGCTCGATCTGTTCCAGATAGGTCAGTTCGGCGGCCAACTTGTCGAAGCGTGCGTCCGGCAGCGCCGGCAACTGCTCGAGACTTGCCGTGAACAACGCAATCAGCACGGCATCGAGCCGATCGTTCTTGGCCCGCTTGAGCCGGCTCTTGGCAAAGAAGCGCAACTGCGCCGGCTGCAGACGCGCCGCCGGCCGCTTGCCGGCCCGCAGATGCGCCAGCAGCCGCCATTCACAGCCGCCGGAGGCTTCGAAGCCGATGCGGCTGACGTCATGCTCTCGAAGAAAGGCGTCAAGCGCCTTCAGGCCAGCGGTGTCGTACGTGACCCTCAGCCTTGCCTTACCGGGATGGAGGCAATGTCGAGATGGCTTTTGCCGACATCGATTCCGGCACAAATCATGCTATTATCGGTCATCTTCGTCGTCCCTGTCTTGGATACGAACCCCAAGGTTCCTGCAACCACACGGGCCAGATGAAGAGCCGGTTGCGATCCTGCTCCCCACAGCCCAAAACGGCTAAGAAGGTGACGATCCGACAACCAGCTGCCGGGCGGGCGGCCACCCGCCCGGCAAGCATCAATATCCTACATTTTTTTCATCCAAGAAGGTGGCGGCAGCCGGATGAGGATCTGTGTTGGCTGTCAAGGCGGATTTGGTGTCCAGAGACGGTTCTGAGATAGAAGGCAGTTTGCCAGCACGAGCAGCTTTCGCATGATGGCGACAAGGATGACCTTGGCTGGTTTTCCTGTGGCTTTGAGCGTGTCTGCGAAACGAGCAAGCGCGGGATTGTAGCGACATGCCGACAAGGCGGCCATGTAGAGCGCGCGCCGGGGTGCGGGCCTGCCGGCGCGGATGGAACGACGTCCGGTTCGTGCACCGCTGTCGTTCGCGATTGGGGCAAGCCCTGCCAGCATGGCGGCCTGTTTGCCCGAACATGTCCCCAACTCGTCCATGCCGGCCATCAAGGCCAGGGCCGTGACGCGGCCGATGCCGGGAATGGAGGTGAGGATCTCGCCCTTGCGGCAGAGCTGCGGATCCTCGCCGACACATCGTTCGATCTCTTTGTCGAGACGTTCGACATGCTGTTCCAGCCGTCGCACAAGGCGGTTGAGTTCGCCGCGCAGAAAGGCAGTGGTGGCAGCCTTGCTGCGATTCTGCAGGGCGGTGATGTCGCATTTGGCTGCCGATCGTGCATTGACCAGCTCCTGCAAGGCCTCGATGTGAGGACTTGGCGGCGTGTCGGCCGGCGGGCGCAGGCTCTCGGCCAAGAGCGCCAGGAAACGGGCATCTAGCCGATCGGTCTTGGCGAGATAGCCGCAGGCGCGGGCAAACATGCGCGCGCGCAACGGATCGACCACGGCGACGGCAAAGCCATCGAGCCAAAGCGAGTGATGGGCGGGGCGATGGAACTTACCGGTTGCCTCCATCACGATGCTTTTGGGCCGATGCCTGGCCAGCAGCCGTTTCAGCTGGTCGATGCCGGTCTTGTCATTGCTAAACCGCCGGCTTTCGCCCAGCGGATGCAGATGAACATCAAGCCACTCTTTACTCACGTCCACACCGGCATAAACTACCGGCATCGCGTCTTCTTGGAACGAAACCTTGCCTTGCATGCGGGACTTGCTCCCCATCATCTGTTCAGGACAAACGCGAGGACGGCCGGACCAATCTCATCCCCGGTTCAAGCCAAGGGGCCTGCGGTCCCGGCCGTCCGCACTCCGGCGGATGGCCATCCGCCGGAGTGCGCACCGATCATCAATCAGCGCGAATTGAACATGCAAGGGGCAGGGCAAACCCACGAACCGAACAGCCCTATCTCACCGCGCCGCCCAATTCGCACCCCGCCGGAAGATCGTCTTCATCTCCGGCACGTCGAACTCTTTGGCCTGATGGCCGAGCGAGGAATAGAACACACGGCCCTTGCCGTATTTGCGTTTCCAGACGACGGGCATGACGACGCCGTCGATCCAGTAGGCGTGTTCGCCCGTAAACCTGGTCGTGGCCAAAACCTCGTTCGAGGGGTCGACATGCATGTAATATTGTTCCGAGGTGTAAGGGAAATCGGTAATCCCCTCCATCAGCGGATCGTCCGGCCGGGTGATGTTGACGGTATAGTCGATGATGTTGCCGGGATGGGCCACCCACTGGCCGCCGATGATGAACTGATAGTCGACGGAATCGCGGAAGGCATCGCCCGCGCCGCCGTGATAGCCGGCGATGCCGACACCGCTTTCGATTGCGGCGGCGAGGTTCTTGACTTCCTCCTTCTCGATCTTCGACATCGTCATGATCGGCACGACGAGGCTGAGATCATGGACCGAAGGGTCGGCAAGCGCCTCGGTTCCATGTTCGAGGTAGACCTTGAAACCGTCTTCCTCCAGCATCGTCTTGATGATTTCGGCGCATTCCTGCGGCTCGTGTCCGCTCCAGCCACCCCAGACGATCAGTGCTTCACGCATTCTCATTCCTCCTGAATTATTTCGTCAGCCGTCCGTCGACGATGGATTCCGACAAGGGGGCAGGGCGCTCCACTGCGGTGGTGATCGTCACCGTCCGGCCAGTCTCGGACGCTGTATGGAAGGCTTCCATGACTTCGAGCACGTGCAGCGCCAGGTCGCCATTGGCGCGGTGCGGCCGGTTCGAGCGGATCGCATGCGCCATATCGGCGACGCCGAGCGAGCGGAAGTTGCCTTCGGCATAGGGCGCGGTGACCGGCTGGTCCTCGAAGGCGCCGCCCTTCTTCAGATATTCGACAGGACCGCCGAATTTGTTGGGATCCGGGACGATAAGCGTGCCCTCGGTTCCGTAGACTTCGAGCGGCACATGCTTGTGGCCGGCGACATCGAAGCTCATGACGACCTGTACGACCGCGCCGTTGGCAAAAGCCATCATGCCGGCGACATGGGTCGGCACGTGCACGGGAATACGCTCG
It includes:
- a CDS encoding IS110 family transposase — translated: MQGKVSFQEDAMPVVYAGVDVSKEWLDVHLHPLGESRRFSNDKTGIDQLKRLLARHRPKSIVMEATGKFHRPAHHSLWLDGFAVAVVDPLRARMFARACGYLAKTDRLDARFLALLAESLRPPADTPPSPHIEALQELVNARSAAKCDITALQNRSKAATTAFLRGELNRLVRRLEQHVERLDKEIERCVGEDPQLCRKGEILTSIPGIGRVTALALMAGMDELGTCSGKQAAMLAGLAPIANDSGARTGRRSIRAGRPAPRRALYMAALSACRYNPALARFADTLKATGKPAKVILVAIMRKLLVLANCLLSQNRLWTPNPP
- a CDS encoding ThuA domain-containing protein, with the translated sequence MREALIVWGGWSGHEPQECAEIIKTMLEEDGFKVYLEHGTEALADPSVHDLSLVVPIMTMSKIEKEEVKNLAAAIESGVGIAGYHGGAGDAFRDSVDYQFIIGGQWVAHPGNIIDYTVNITRPDDPLMEGITDFPYTSEQYYMHVDPSNEVLATTRFTGEHAYWIDGVVMPVVWKRKYGKGRVFYSSLGHQAKEFDVPEMKTIFRRGANWAAR